AGCGGCCACGAGATCGGTCTTCACGGCAGCTTCGCAACCGCGGGGTCCGTCGAGGTGATGCGTGACGAGCGGGATCGGCTGAGCCAGGCCGTCGAGGCCCCGGTTCAGGCCTCCCGTCAGCACTTCCTTCGGATGACCCCCCTGGCGACGCAGCGACAGGCAGCCTCCCTCGGCTTTTCGGTCGACTCGACCATCGGCTACTATGATCGGCCCGGTCTGAGGCTCGGGGTTGCCGACCTGGTACCCCTTGCCGATGAAGCCGGTGCGCCGCTCGGGATCGCCGAGGCGCCGCTGGTATGGATGGATCGCGCCAGCAGCAAGTACCGCGGGGTCGAGTCGCCAGCTGCATGGGTCGACGAGGCGCTGGCATCGGCGAGGGTGGTCGAGTCGGTGGAGGGACTCTGGGTCGGGCTTTGGCATCCGAACCTGGCGGCGCCCCTGGGGTTCCCGGACGCGGAGCCGGCCTTTGCGGACCTGGTGGCTCGACTGGCAGCTCGTACGCCGTGGTTTGCGACGGTCAGCCAGGTTGCTGCCTGGCGGGACCGCCGCCGTCGCTTGCGGGTTCACGGGTTCGAACCCGACGGGCGGCCAATCCTGGCGGACCCGGCAGGGGTCCGAGTCGATGGTTTCCTGGAGGCTCGTGCGGCATGACATCGCCGGCGCCCCCTGGAGTTCGGCCGCCTCGGGTCTGGTTGCGGTACCTCCGCGCCGGGATCGGCATCCTGGTGCTGTACTTCGTCGGGCGGCATTTGCTCCGCAACTGGGAGCAGTTCCGCGCGATCGAGCTGTCGTGGCAGCTCCGACCGGTGCCGCTGGTTGCCGCAGTGTTGGTCATCGTGGCGACCTACGGGCTGCTGGTTGAAGCCTGGCGACAGCTGGCGGCCGCATGGGGCTGGCGCATGACCTGGCGTCAGGCGGCACGGGTCTGGATCATCGCGAGCATGGGAAAGTACCTGCCCGGTAAGGTCTGGACGGTGGCGGGAGTGGCGTCCTTTGCGCAGGAAGCAGGGGTCTCGGTTTGGGCCGCGACCGGCTCTGCGCTGGTCAACCAGGTCCTGTCGCTCGCGGCCGGTGCCGCTGTGGCGGCGCTGACGGGATTCAGTGTTGCTCCCGATGGCATCTTTCGGGTTCTGGTCTGGGTCAGCTTTGTCGGAGGTCTAATCGGTCTGCTGTTTCTGATCTCGCCTCGGGTGCTCAGTCGGATCATGGCTGCGGCGACGGGCGGGCAGGTCGCGCTGCCAATCCGTCGAGGTCCGGTGCTCTTTGCCGCCGCGATTCATGCGGTCTCATGGGCAGGGTACGGCGTGGCGCTGCTGCTCGTCCTGGCGGGAACGCTTCCCGAGGTTCAGCTTGGTCTCCGCGAGGCCATTGCGGGATTCACGATCTCCTATATCGTTGGCTTCCTGGCACTCCTGGCTCCGGGAGGGTTAGGGGTGCGAGAGGGTACCATGGTCATACTGCTGCAGGGGCCGATCGGTGCGGCACCCGCAGTTGCCCTTGCCGCGGCTTCGCGGCTCGTCATGACGGTGGCAGACATTGTGGCGGTAGCCCCATTTCTTGTTGCCGGGAGAAAACCTAAGTGACCGATAGCCCATCGCCAGACTTCGAGCCCCGGCGACCGACGCTCGTGGCTGCTGCCGTGTTCGTTGTGGCGGCGCTGACCCTCTGTTGGCCAATGCTTCGGGGCGATTTCCTGATTGGGCAGTACTCGGACATGTATGAGGCAGGGTACAGCTTTCGGATCTTTGCCGCCAACTACTTCCGGGAGTACGGCTCGATTCCGCTGTGGAATCCGTATCTCATGGGAGGCGTGCCGTTCGTCGGAGCCGGCGGTGGCGACATCTTCTACCCGACGGCCTGGCTGCGCTGGATCTTGCCGACCGATGTCGCGATCAACCTCGGCTTTGCGGCCCACATCGTTCTGGCGGGTGCGGCCGTTTTCGCGTTGCTGCGGGCCTTGCGGGTCAGTTGGGCCGGAGCGTTGATCGGCGGACTCGCGTTTCAAATGACGGGAATCGTTCTCTCGCAGGTGCACCCGGGCCACGACGGCAAGCTGTTCGTCTCCGCGTTGGCGCCCATCCTGTTCCTGGCCATCGTGCGCGCCGTGCGCGACAATTCGTTTGCAGGGTACGGGACCATCGCGCTGACGGTGGGTCTCTCGCTGCATGGTCATCCACAGATGGCCTACTACCTCCTCGTAGCCGGCCTGATCTGGGGCCTCTTCTGGGTCTTCGGACCGGAAGGGCCCAGAACCGCTGCCCTCCGCGGACGCGTGATCCTGGCAAGTGTTGCCGTCGTCCTCCTGGGAATTGGCCTCTACGCCATCTACGGCATGCCGATGTCTGCGCATGTAGCGTATAGTCCCCGCGTCGAGGGGACCGCCAACTCCGGCTGGGCGTGGGCGACGTCGTTCGCCTTGCCCCTTAGCGAGCTGCCCGGCCTGCTGCTGCCGATGATTGACGGTGGCGTGTCGCCCAACTACTTCGGCCGGAATGGTCTCAAGCTGCATACCGAGTACCTTGGGCCCGTCGCGATCATCCTTGCCGTGCTTGGCGCGGGCGGCGCCGAACGAAGGCGAGTCCGACTCGCGCTGGGGGGCATTGCCGGGTTGTTTCTCTTGGTTAGTCTCGGTGGGGACACGCCGTTCTTTCGGCTCTGGTACGCGGTCATGCCAATGTCGGCAACGCTTCGGGCGCCCGGCATGGCATTCTTTCTGGTCGCGATGCCGATTGCGGTCTTAGCCGGGTTCGGCGCTGAGCGGCTTTTTCGCCGCGAGATCTCGATTCCACGTCTTGCCGTCTTCGCCGGGCTGATCGCCTTGTTAGCGCTGCTCGGCTTGATCGGCTTCCTACAAATGGTGGTCGAAGATTGGGCACGGGGGACAGGCTACCAGGGCGTCGCGGAAATGGCCATTGGCAACGCAGGCGTCCTTCGCACCGACAGCCTTCGTTTGCTGGTCGTCACACTAGTAGCCGCTGGCCTGATCTGGGCGGTTACACGCGATCGGATTCGCGGAGTGGCGGCGGTTGCCGCGATCGGCGCCGTACTTTGGGCGGACCTTTGGATCGTCGGCAGGCACTCGTTCGTCTATTCGCCTGGGGCCAAGGTGACCTACGCCTCCGATCCGATCATGCAGCATCTGGAGCAGGTCAAACCGCCGTACCGCGTCTATGGGCCTGTAACGCAGTATAGCGGCCTCAATCCATATCCGAAGAGCTGGCTGATGACCGCGAACATTCCGGTCCTCTTTGGCTATCACGGCAATGAGATTCGATACTTCAATGACCTGCTCGGCGGGAAGATCGCCCAGAACCAGCTGAACCCAGCCATGTGGGATCTTTTCGCTGTCCGCTACTTCGTTGTCAAAGAACCCCAGCAGATTCCCGGGTTCCGCCAGGTACTCGGACCGGTTCAGACCCACCATGGTCCTGGATATCTATTCGAGTCGGAGGATCCACCGCCGTATGCCCGGGTCATTGCCGGGGCGATCAAGGTTCCGGACGACGCCATCGTCGAGTCAGTTACGGATCAACGTTTTCCAATCGATCGGGTCCTGATCTACCCGGATACGGCCAGCGTCACGCTGCGGGACCTGGGCAATCAGGTGCCGGAACCCTCGGCCCGTCGCGCAGACGTTACCGAGTGGCGGCCGGGACGGATGCGTGTCGCCATCAGCGGGGAGGCAACGCAGGATGAGTATCTGCTGGTCTCGGAGAACTGGTACCCCGACTGGAAAGCCACCATCGATGGGAAACCTGCTGCCGTTCTTCGCGCCAACAATACCTTGCTCAGCGTTGTGCTCCCCGCCAGCGCCAGGGACGTCGTCTTCGAGTACGACTCGCGCAGCTATCGGCGTGGGCGGGCCGTCAGCCTGATCTCTCTGCTTGGCGTGGTGGGCATCTTCGCCGGCGCGGTCGTCAGGCGGAGGAAGGCACGCGATGGCTGAGCGATACCTCGTCATTCTGCCGACCTACAACGAGAGCCTGAACCTGCCTCAGATCGTACCTGCGATTCTGGATCAGGACCCGCGGCTCGAGGTGCTCGTCGTCGACGACAGTTCGCCCGATGGAACCGGTGAGCTGGCAGATCAGCTGGTGGCGGCTTTTGCCCGTGTCCACGTGCTGCACCGCAGCGCCAAAGAAGGTCTCGGCAAAGCCTACCTGGCGGGCTTCGCCTGGGGACTCGAACGGGGCTACGACCGGCTCCTCGAAATGGACGCCGATTTTTCCCACGACCCCAAGTTTCTGCCGCAGCTGCTTGCGGCCGCCGACGAGTCCGATCTTGTGATCGGCTCGCGCTATAAGAGCGGCGTTAATGTGATCAACTGGCCGATGTCACGATTGGTGCTCTCGTACGGCGCCAATATCTATGTGCGGTGGGTTACCGGCCTTCCGCTGACCGACGCCACCGGCGGCTTCAAGTGCTTTCGCCGGGAAGTTCTCGCCGCCTTGCCGCTCGATCGGGTTCGATCCAATGGCTACGCATTTCAGATCGAGATGAGTTTTCGCGCCTGGCGCAAAGGGTTTCGCTTGACTGAGATTCCCATCGTCTTTACGGATCGGGTCGAGGGCAGCAGCAAGATGAGCAAGGCGATCGTTCGCGAGGCGGTATGGATGGTATGGTGGCTCTGGATTGCCGATCGACTGGGGCGCCTGTGAGCTCGAAGCGGTTCTACAAGATGCAGGGATCCGGGAATGACTTCGTCTTTCTCGATGCCCGAGAGCATCGGCTCGAGGATTGGCCGGTCGAGCGGATCCGGCGGGTGACCGATCGCCGGATGGGGGTCGGAGCCGACGGCGTCGTCCACCTGGCGCAGATCGGCCCGCAGTCCGTCCGGATGATCTACTTCAACGCCGATGGCTCGCGGGTCGACATGTGCGGCAATGCGGCCCTCTGCAGTACGCAGCTGGCAGTTCGGCTCGGCTTGGTGGAACCCGGGAGCAGGATAACCCTCGATGCCGACGCAGGCCGCTATCACAGCCGGAGCATCGGGATCGGCGCCGATGCGGAGCTGGCATTTCCGTCGGTCGGAGTTCCGGCGCCGCTGGCCCTCGACCTCGAAGCGGGTGAGCGCCGGGCGTTCTATGGCGTGGTCGGCGTGGCACACGTTACCGTGCTGGTCGACAGCATCGAGGCGGTGGATGTGGCCGCCCGCGGTCGTCGGCTACGCTATGCCGAGCGTTTTGCGCCGCAGGGAACCAACGTCAATTTCATCGGACCGGTCACAGCCGAGGACGCGGATTGGGCCCTGCGCACCTATGAACGAGGGGTCGAGGCGGAGACGCTTGCGTGCGGAACCGGAACCGTTGCGTCGGCACTGGCTCTGACAGGCGTCGGGATGCTCACCTTGCCGGCTCGGATCCGATCGTCGAGCGGTGCGGTATACGTGATCAGCGGTCGGATCAACGACGGGCAGGCGCATGACCTGTGGCTTCGGGGCCCGGGCCAGTTGAGCTTTATCGGGGAGTGGGTCGACTGATCCTCCCAGCGGGTGCCTAACGCCGGAGCAGTCGCAGACTGTTGCCGATCACGAGGAGACTGGCCCCGACATCTGCGACGACTGCCATCCACATCGTGCCGGCACCGACAACCGTGGCGCCCAGGAACACGACCTTGATTCCGAGCGCCAAGGCAATGTTCTGGTAGAGAACCCAGCGTGTGGCCCGAGCAATCCGTACGAAGGCCGGGATCTTTCGCAGGTCGTCGTCGGCCAGGGCAACGCCAGCCGATTCGATGGCCGTATCCGTTCCCGCCGCTGCCATGGCAAATCCGATGTCCGCACGCGCCAGCGCCGGGGCATCATTGATACCATCGCCGGCCATGCCGACCGCGCCGCCGCGTGACAGCAGCGACTCGATCGCTCTGAGCTTGGCGTCGGGCAGCAGGCCGCCTTTCGCCGCGCCAACCCCGACCTGACGGGCCACCTCATCGACCGTGTCCTGTCGGTCCCCACTCAAGATCACGGTCTCGATGCCCAACGCTCTGAGCTGATCGATCGCCTGTCGGCTGGTCGGCTTGACGGTGTCCGTAATGACGAACCCGGCGCGAGTGCCGCGCTCGTCGGCCAGCCAGGTCGAGACCCCAGTTGGAGCGGGCTCGCTGGACTCGAGGCCAAGCTCGGCGAGCCAGCGCGCACTGCCGAGGAAGTAACGCCGCCCCGCGATCGTGCCACTGACACCACGCCCGGGTTCAGCGCGGAAGTCGGTAACGGTCGCAAGGCGCGAGCGATCGCTCTCAACGTGGGCAACGATCGCTGCGGAGGCAGGGTGATTCGAAAGCGCCGCGAGGCTTGCCGCTCGTGCCATCGCATCGTCCCGGGTCACACCGTCGGACAGGAGAACCTCGGCGACACGCAGCTGCCCGGATGTCAGAGTGCCCGTTTTGTCCAGCGCGAGCCATCGCAGCCGATGGCCGAGTTCGAGGAACTTGCCGCCCTTGATGAGGATGCCGCGACGCGCAGCTGCCGACAGCCCGCTGACAATCGCAATCGGGGTCGAGATGACGAGCGCACAGGGGCAGGCAATGACCAGCAGCACCAGGCTGCGATAGATCCACTCCCCCCAGCTCCCGGCCCCCAGCAGTGGAGGGAGAAGGGCAACCAGGACAGCGGCGAAGAACACCAGTGGCGTGTAGATGCGGGCAAAGCGGTCGACGAAACGCTGGATTGGCGCCCGGGACCGCTGGGCACTCTCGACGCTGCGGAGTACCTGCGCCAGCGCCGTGTCCGTTGCGGCTGCTGTGACCTCGTACTCGAGCAAGCCGGAGCCATTCAGCGAGCCGGCAAAGACCCGATCCCCCGGACCGACATCGACCGGCACGCTCTCACCGGTGATCGGCGCCTGATCGACCTCCGAAGTGCCGGAACGGACCAGGCCGTCGAGCGCAATCCGTTCGCCCGGCCTGGCACGCACCAGCGCACCGAGCGGGACGGCGCCGGCGTCGACCTCATCCCAGCTGCCGGTAGCCGTCCGCACCAACGCGGTGGCAGGGGCAAGGGAAAGCAGGTCTCGAATGGCGCGGCGGCTGCGATCGAGCGCGCCGGCCTCGAGTCGCTCGGCAACCGCAAACAGGACCATCACCATGGCCGCTTCGGGCCACTCGCCGATCAGGAGAGCGCCGGTCACGGCGATCGCCATCAGGGCATTGATGTTCAGGTTTCGGTTGGCCAGCGCGACCCACCCTTTGCGATAGGTCGGCAGCCCAGTGGTGAGAATGGCGCCCGCCGACAGGATCGCCATGGCCCAGTGAAACCCGCCGACCACCCAGTGGATGCCCTCGGCCAGCAGAGCCGCCCCCCCTGACAGGAGCAGCGGCCACCACGACCCGGCAGCTCGGTCGACCGGCTGAGCGGCACCTTCCCGCGCGAGCAGCGGATCGAACCCGAGCGACCGGATGGCTGAGAGCGACCTCGGCAGGGCCTCGGGAACGTGGGTGACCGTCAAGGTTCGGCCGATCAGGTCGAAATCCAGGCTGTGGATGCCCGGCAGGCCCGAGAGTTTGGCCCGGATCAGCCCCTCTTCGGTGGGACAATCCATCTGCGCAATCGAGAGGGTCGTCTGGTGGGCGAGGCAGCCGCAGGCGGGCTGATTGCACGCCGTCATCGTCGTGTCTGGCCAGGTCTCATTGTAGGACGTTACACCCTGAAGTAGCTTTAGGGTCAAGAGGGGACTGGGGCATAATGATGCTGCAAATCGGCGACCTGGCCCGCCGAACGGGATGCCAGGTAGAAACGATCCGCTACTACGAGCGCCAAGGGCTGCTTCCAAAGCCAGCCCGAAGCCGCGGCAATTATCGCGTCTACGGCCCGGACCACCTCGAGCAACTCGCCTTTATTCGCCACTGCAGATCGCTCGGGATGACCCTCGAGGAGATCGCCACGTTGCTCCGCTATCGCAGCACACCGGTGGGCGACTGTCAGCGGATCAACAGCCTGGTGGATGCTCACATTGCCGAGATCGAGACCAAGATCGCCCAGCTGACCGAACTCAGAGGACAACTGGTGGCGCTTCGGGAGCAGTGCAGCGGACCGACCGGGGGCGGGCAGATTTGCGGCATCATGCGCGGACTGACCTCGTGTCAGTGCCACGACGCCGACCCGGCAGTCGAGATACCGAACCCGAGCCGGGAATGATGAGCGGATCCGTCAACGCGGCCCGGCTCATCGCGAGGATCCGCGCGCTTGGGCAGATCGGCCGAGACCCGTCTGGTCGGCTGACTCGTCTGGCGGGCAGCGATCAAGACAGGACCGGTCGGGACCAGCTGGCCGCCTGGGCACGGCAGGCCGGACTCACGGTCCAAGTCGATCGGGTCGGTAACATGCTGCTCGTCTGGGAGGCCGGCGACGGCAGCCCGATCATGATTGGATCGCACATCGACACCGTCATCGACGCCGGCATCTACGACGGATGCTACGGTGTTCTGGCCGGTCTCGAGGTCGTTGAGACGTTGCGGGAGCAGGGTGTGGTTCCGCGTCGACCCGTGGTCATTGCGGCGTTTACCAACGAAGAGGGAGTCCGTTTCGCTCCCGATATGATGGGTTCCCTGGTCTACGCCGGTGGGCTGAGCGTTGAAGAGGCGCTGGGGGCGAGAGCCACGGACGGCGCTGTCCTGGGAGCCGAGTTGGAGCGGATCGGGTACGCCGGCCGCTATGAACCGGGCTGGATCAGACCGGCGGCATACCTCGAACTTCATATCGAGCAAGGGCCGATCCTCGCGCAGGAGGGGGTCGCAATTGGCGCGGTCGAGAACCTCCAGGGCATCTCCTGGCAGCGGATCACGATCGAGGGAACGGCGAACCATGCCGGGACGACACCGACGGTGCTGCGGCGCGATGCAGGGTATGCCGCGGCCCGGATAACGACCTACCTTCGGGATCTCGCGGTGCGGTCGAACGGATCGACCGTCGCCACGGTGGGCACCATGCAGTACGAGCCCGGAGCGATCAACGTGATTCCCGGTCGGGTCGTCATGACGGTCGACCTCCGGGACCCCGATGAAGCCCGGTTGCAGGCGGCCGAGCGGGCCCTGAGCGGCTACCTCGCCGGCCTGGAGGGGCAGGAGCGGGTCCTGATCTCGACCGAACGATTGTCTCGCTTCGAGCCGGTTCGCTTCGATCAGGAACTCGTCGGACTGATCGAAGCGGCGGCGTCGGGCCGCGGAATTCGGACAAGAAGGATGACTTCAGGTGCAGGGCACGACGCCCAGATGATGGCCAGGATCGCACCTGCGGCCATGATCTTCGTGCCGAGCCGCGATGGAATCAGCCACAACCCTCGTGAGTTTACTTCCGACGACGAGCTCGCAGCGGGGGCCAACGTTCTTCTCGATGTTACCGAGCGCCTCGTACGCTGACCGGAAACAAGCCGAAAAACCTTGAAGGGGGGACCGGTTTCGGAGTTATCCCCACTTATCCACTCAACAACTTAACATAATACATCTTATACGACCTTAGGCCGAGCCTTCAGAATCGTCCGTCCCATCCAGGGCGCAAGGTCAGCCAGATCGTCCGCTCAGGGCCAATCCAGGAGCTTCGGATGTCTTTCGCCGCCGCCGGGACCCCGCCGGGCCAAGCCCTGCGACACCATCGCGCAGACGGAAACGAGAAACCCCGGACAGTTGGCACCGTCCGGGGTCAGCTACAGCCTCATGATGGGACCGTCAGTTGGTCGCGTCGAGCTCGGCGAGTCGGACCCGAGCCTCGGCGGTTCCCGCGACCTCATCCTTGTTGTTCTTGAGGATACCCGCCAGAATGTTGCGCGCTTCGGCCGTATTGCCCTGGATCCGATAGGTCCTGGCGGCATTCAGGAGGGCGTCGTTCTTCTGGTACGGTGCCGTGGCCAGTTCCGCCGCCCTGACATATTCAGGGGTCGCCTCGGCCACCCGTCCCGTGTTCTCGAGGGCCACGGCCAGATGCGAGTGCGCCGCCGACTTGTAGAACGCTGGCGGATTGCTGGCGATGAACTTCCGCAGGTCTTCGATGGCGAGCTCAGCCTGCCCGGACAGGAGCCGAACCTGGCTCAGGGCCAGCGCCGCCTCGAGGCTGGCGTCCGTACCACCGAAGGTCTCGGTGATGCGCTGGAACGCCGTGGCCGCATCTGCATAGGCCCCGGTCTCCATGGCGCCCCGCGCCTGGTCGAGCGCGTCGAAGGCCTGCGCCTCCTTGCGGCGCTCACTCTCGACGACGTACCAGCCGGCCAGCAGGAGGAAGACGACGATCCCGGCAACGATGCCGATCACCTTCTGCCGAGCCTGCACCCACGCAACGAACTGATTGTCGGTATCGGTCATATATCGGTCGACGCGTTCTGCGGCGCTTGATCCCATCGTGGTTGGTGATTGACTGGTCGAGGCTCTTGCGGTCTGGGGCCACTTGGGGCCGCCGGATCGTCCAGCCTTGAAGTAGCCCGATAATATAACCCCATGTGCAGTGCCCCCGAGAGGATTCGAACCTCCGGCCAACGGTTTAGGAAACCGCTGCTCTATCCAGCTGAGCTACGGGGGCGCTTGGGCGACGGCAAGCGATCCAACAACTTCAAAAATACCACATCGCACCGGGCGTCGCAGCGATCAGGTTTTACGCGTGCGCGGCGGACTCGTCCAGCGTCGACCCTCGAGCGACGCTGGTTCCACCTCGCCATAGAATTAGGCTTAACAGTACCCGTACAATCCAATGACCTGCAATGACTTACAGAGATCACCTCAAGCGAACTCTACGGCCTCTCTGACCGGGCATTTTCGCGCCGCGCCTTGATGGCCTCGATCACAATCGGCAATACCGACAGCACGATGATCGCGATGATGACCAGCCCGAAGTTCTCGCGAACGAAAGGCAGGTTGCCGAAGAAGTACCCCAGCCAGACAAATATCCCGACCCAAACCACTGCCCCAACCACATTGTAGGTCAGGAACCGAGGGTAGTTCATCGTCCCGACGCCGGCGACGAAGGGTGCGAAGGTTCGGATGATCGGAACAAACCGCGCCAGGATGATCGTCTTTCCTCCGTGCTTCTCAAAGAAAGCGTGAGTCCGGTCGAGATACTCCTTTTTGAGCCACCGGATCTCGCCACTGAACGCCCGCGGCCCGATCCACGCTCCAATCCAGTAGTTGACGGTGTCGCCGATGATGGCCATAGCTGTGAGTAGAAAGAACAGGATCCAGGGGTTGAGCGACCCGAGACCCGCGAATGCCCCGGCGGCGAACAGGAGTGAGTCTCCCGGCAGGAGCGGCATGACGACCAGGCCGGTCTCCGCGAAAACGATCAGGGCGAGGATGACGTACGTGCCGGTGCCATACCGGGCAATCAGTTCGCCCAGGTGCTGGTCCAAGTTGATGATGAAGTCGATCAGAAAGCGGATCAGGTCGATCACTTGAGGTGTCCCAGCTCAGGAGGAAGAATCAAAGCCGAACTGCCCGAGCAGCGGCACGAAGCGGACGCCCGACAGCTGCGTCTCGAGATACTGGTCGCCGACCCGGTCGACCCGAACCAAGGTTTGTTCCTCGCGGTTCCCGATCGGCACGACCATCCGGCCCCCAGGCGCGAGCTGTTCCAGCAGCGGCTTGGGAATCGAGGGCGACGCCGCAGCAACCACGATCGCGTCAAACGGTGCCAGCGAGCGCCACCCCAGGGTGCCGTCGCCAACCACGATGGCGACGTTTCGAATGCCCAGCTCGCGGATCACGTTTCGTGCCTGCTCCGCCAGGCTGGCGACCCGTTCAATGCCTACGACGTTGCCGGCAAGCTGACTGAGCAGCGCCGTCTGATAGCCGGACCCGGCGCCCACCTCGAGCACCTTTTCTTTGCCAGTCAGCCGCAATTCCTGCAGTGATCGCGCCTGGACCCATGGCTGCGAAATGGTCTGGCCGGCTCCGATCGGCAGCGCAGAGTCCTCGTACGAGCGATGCCGCACCGCCTCCGGGACGAACCGATGGCGCGGAACCGTGGCAATCGCCTTGAGCACCGCGAGATCGCGAATGCCTTTGTCCTGGAGTTGTTCGACCAGGCGCTGGCGGTAACCCCCGTAGCTGTCGCGCTCGTTCAAGGTTCGAGCGCCCATTCGCTCACGGCCTCGAAGAGGCGATAGTTGGTGAGGTCCATGTGGAGCGGTGTCACGGAAATGTACCCTTCATGCACAGCCGCCTGGTCGGAATCCGGATCGACGGTCCAGGTCACGTCCCCACCCCCAACCCAGAACACTTCCCGACCCCACGGATCCGTCATCTTGGTAATCGACCCGGAGAAGAACCGACTACCGAGCTTGGTGACTTTGACACCTCGAACATCTGAAGCCGGAATCTGCGGCAGGTTGATGTTGAGCAGCGTCTCTTTCGGAAAGTTCCGAATCTGCGTAATCTGGCGGATCAGGCGAACCAGGGTGACGTGGTAGGTCTCCATCAACTCCGGGTCGCGACCCGCAAACGAAAACGCGATGCCCGGAACACCTAACGTTACCGCCTCCATGGCAGCTGAGACGGTGCCGGAGTACAGCACATCCTCGCCCATGTTGGGACCGTGGTTGATGCCGGAAAACACGAAGTCGGGCTTGTCGGCCATCAGCGCGCCGATGCCAAGCAGCACGCAGTCGGTCGGGGTGCCGTCGATCTGATAGGCCCCGTCGTGGGTTCGCGCCGGCCGGAGCGGTCGATGGAGCGTGAGCGAATGTGAGGTACCGCTTTGCTCCCGGTCGGGAGCGACGACGGTGACGGTTCCGACTTCACGGCAGGCGTTGGCCAGGTGCCGGATGCCCGGCGCCAGAATACCGTCGTCATTGGATACCAGAATCCGCATCAGTCGGCTCCTTCGGCGCCGGTCGGCGGCCGCCGCGCGGGACGACCGTCAAGCGTATCGAGAATCGATTGAATGGCCGCATCGAGCTCGTCGACCGCCTGCTGGGCAACCGCGCGTCCGGCCTCTTTTTTGAGCTCACCCGTGCGGCGGAAATGCTCGACCCGCTGCCGAGCGCCCTCGATGGTGTACTTCTCGGTGTACAGCAGATGCTTGACCAGCAGAATCATCTCGACTTCGCGGCTCTTGTACACCCGATTGCCCGATCGATTCTTGGCCGGGCTCAAGAATCGGAACTGGCTCTCCCAGTAGCGCAGCACATGCGGCTTGAGGTCCGTCAGTGCGCAGACCTCACCGATCGAAAAGAACTCTTGCATCGGGCGGGACTGGTTCACGTCCACTGCTCCGGTTTGAGGGCCCGTTCCATCAGTGCGCTGATCGCCTCGCGAGGCGTGGTGCGGGCCTGGAGCACATCGGCAACCTGCGCAATGATCGGCAACTCGACGCCATACCGTTCGGCAAGCCGAACGGCTGCGGGCGCTGTGGTGGCGCCTTCAGCCACCGTCCGGTGTTGCCGACGGTGCTGCTCGAGCGACT
The Gemmatimonadales bacterium genome window above contains:
- a CDS encoding flippase-like domain-containing protein, producing MTSPAPPGVRPPRVWLRYLRAGIGILVLYFVGRHLLRNWEQFRAIELSWQLRPVPLVAAVLVIVATYGLLVEAWRQLAAAWGWRMTWRQAARVWIIASMGKYLPGKVWTVAGVASFAQEAGVSVWAATGSALVNQVLSLAAGAAVAALTGFSVAPDGIFRVLVWVSFVGGLIGLLFLISPRVLSRIMAAATGGQVALPIRRGPVLFAAAIHAVSWAGYGVALLLVLAGTLPEVQLGLREAIAGFTISYIVGFLALLAPGGLGVREGTMVILLQGPIGAAPAVALAAASRLVMTVADIVAVAPFLVAGRKPK
- a CDS encoding polyprenol monophosphomannose synthase, whose product is MAERYLVILPTYNESLNLPQIVPAILDQDPRLEVLVVDDSSPDGTGELADQLVAAFARVHVLHRSAKEGLGKAYLAGFAWGLERGYDRLLEMDADFSHDPKFLPQLLAAADESDLVIGSRYKSGVNVINWPMSRLVLSYGANIYVRWVTGLPLTDATGGFKCFRREVLAALPLDRVRSNGYAFQIEMSFRAWRKGFRLTEIPIVFTDRVEGSSKMSKAIVREAVWMVWWLWIADRLGRL
- the dapF gene encoding diaminopimelate epimerase, giving the protein MSSKRFYKMQGSGNDFVFLDAREHRLEDWPVERIRRVTDRRMGVGADGVVHLAQIGPQSVRMIYFNADGSRVDMCGNAALCSTQLAVRLGLVEPGSRITLDADAGRYHSRSIGIGADAELAFPSVGVPAPLALDLEAGERRAFYGVVGVAHVTVLVDSIEAVDVAARGRRLRYAERFAPQGTNVNFIGPVTAEDADWALRTYERGVEAETLACGTGTVASALALTGVGMLTLPARIRSSSGAVYVISGRINDGQAHDLWLRGPGQLSFIGEWVD
- the cadA gene encoding cadmium-translocating P-type ATPase produces the protein MTACNQPACGCLAHQTTLSIAQMDCPTEEGLIRAKLSGLPGIHSLDFDLIGRTLTVTHVPEALPRSLSAIRSLGFDPLLAREGAAQPVDRAAGSWWPLLLSGGAALLAEGIHWVVGGFHWAMAILSAGAILTTGLPTYRKGWVALANRNLNINALMAIAVTGALLIGEWPEAAMVMVLFAVAERLEAGALDRSRRAIRDLLSLAPATALVRTATGSWDEVDAGAVPLGALVRARPGERIALDGLVRSGTSEVDQAPITGESVPVDVGPGDRVFAGSLNGSGLLEYEVTAAATDTALAQVLRSVESAQRSRAPIQRFVDRFARIYTPLVFFAAVLVALLPPLLGAGSWGEWIYRSLVLLVIACPCALVISTPIAIVSGLSAAARRGILIKGGKFLELGHRLRWLALDKTGTLTSGQLRVAEVLLSDGVTRDDAMARAASLAALSNHPASAAIVAHVESDRSRLATVTDFRAEPGRGVSGTIAGRRYFLGSARWLAELGLESSEPAPTGVSTWLADERGTRAGFVITDTVKPTSRQAIDQLRALGIETVILSGDRQDTVDEVARQVGVGAAKGGLLPDAKLRAIESLLSRGGAVGMAGDGINDAPALARADIGFAMAAAGTDTAIESAGVALADDDLRKIPAFVRIARATRWVLYQNIALALGIKVVFLGATVVGAGTMWMAVVADVGASLLVIGNSLRLLRR
- the cadR gene encoding Cd(II)/Pb(II)-responsive transcriptional regulator, with translation MMLQIGDLARRTGCQVETIRYYERQGLLPKPARSRGNYRVYGPDHLEQLAFIRHCRSLGMTLEEIATLLRYRSTPVGDCQRINSLVDAHIAEIETKIAQLTELRGQLVALREQCSGPTGGGQICGIMRGLTSCQCHDADPAVEIPNPSRE
- a CDS encoding Zn-dependent hydrolase; this translates as MMSGSVNAARLIARIRALGQIGRDPSGRLTRLAGSDQDRTGRDQLAAWARQAGLTVQVDRVGNMLLVWEAGDGSPIMIGSHIDTVIDAGIYDGCYGVLAGLEVVETLREQGVVPRRPVVIAAFTNEEGVRFAPDMMGSLVYAGGLSVEEALGARATDGAVLGAELERIGYAGRYEPGWIRPAAYLELHIEQGPILAQEGVAIGAVENLQGISWQRITIEGTANHAGTTPTVLRRDAGYAAARITTYLRDLAVRSNGSTVATVGTMQYEPGAINVIPGRVVMTVDLRDPDEARLQAAERALSGYLAGLEGQERVLISTERLSRFEPVRFDQELVGLIEAAASGRGIRTRRMTSGAGHDAQMMARIAPAAMIFVPSRDGISHNPREFTSDDELAAGANVLLDVTERLVR
- a CDS encoding tetratricopeptide repeat protein, encoding MTDTDNQFVAWVQARQKVIGIVAGIVVFLLLAGWYVVESERRKEAQAFDALDQARGAMETGAYADAATAFQRITETFGGTDASLEAALALSQVRLLSGQAELAIEDLRKFIASNPPAFYKSAAHSHLAVALENTGRVAEATPEYVRAAELATAPYQKNDALLNAARTYRIQGNTAEARNILAGILKNNKDEVAGTAEARVRLAELDATN